The nucleotide sequence CCGCGCGGGCCCCTGGACCGTGATCTTGCCGGGGTCGACGGTCGCGGTGCGCAGGGCCGCCTTCTGCTCGGGCGAGATCAGCTCCTGGAGCACGTAGGTGTAGGCCGACCGGCACGCGCCGAAGCCTTCCTCCTCGGCCTTCTTCGCGGCGAACGAGGAGATCTCGCACATGGTGTCGAGGTCTTCGCGGCCGGTCGCGTGGAGGAATTCCTCGTACCGCGCGATCGCGCCCTGCGTCGTCTTGGGCGCGGTCCCGCCCGCCGTCGAGGGCGGTGCCGAGGAGTCGGGCGCGGGCGTGGTCTGCGCCGGGGTGGTCGCCGAAGAGGCGGACGCCGAGGGCGAGTTCGTGGCGGTCGCCGAGGGCGGCGGTGGCGGCGTGGGGGCGGACGCGGAGACGGACGGTGCCGCGCTCGACGCCGCGCCGCCGGCCTTCGCGTCGTCGTCGCCGCACCCGGCGAGTGCCAGGATCAGCCCGGCCATGATCACGCCTGACAGTGTGCGCACAGATTCGGCCCTTCCCGGATGGACTGGAGAAGCGCCGACGCTACTCTCATCGCCCCGGTCGCGAACCACGGAAATACGGAGAACGGTCAGTTGGCCCACGATCGTGTGATGTCGGCCTGACCGTCCGGTTTCCGGGTCCCGGTCATCCGGTCGCGGCGGTGACGGCCTCCGCGGCGGCGTCGGCCGCGGAGGTCGGAGCGTCGGTGTTGTGGCGTGTGAGGCGGTCCGTTCTTCTGCTCCGCCTGCCCTCCCCCGGCCCTCTTGTCAGGCCGGTGTCTCGGGGCGGCCCGGCTCCGACCAATGGGTGTGGAACGTGCCGGGGCGGTCCGTGCGCTGGTAGGTGTGGGCGCCGAAGTAGTCGCGTTGGCCTTGCACGAGTGCGGCCGGGAGCCGGGCGGCGCGGAGGGTGTCGTAGTAGGCCAGCGCGGCGGAGAAGGCGGGGGCGGGGATGCCTCTGCGAGCGGCACCGGCGACGATTTCGCGCCAGGGCACCTGGGCGTCGGTGATCTCCTCCAGGAATTCCTTCTCGTCGAGCAGGCTCACCAGGTCGGGTTGGGCGGTGTACGCGGCGCGGATGCGGTCGAGGAAGGCCGCGCGGATGATGCAGCCGCCGCGCCAGATGGCGGCGATCGCGGCGAGGTCGATGGTCCAGCCGTATTCGGCGGCGCCGTCCTGGATCATCTTCCATCCCTGGTCGTACGCGATGATCTTCGACGCGTAGAGGGCGTACTCGACCTGGGTGGCGAAGCGTTCGGCCTCGCTGCGGCTGAGTTCGGGCACGATGCCGCCGGACAGCCCCCGGTACGCGGTGCGCAGCGCGGGCTGCGCGGAGGCGACGCGGGCGAAGGTGGCCTGGGCGATCGCGGTGACCGGGGAGCCGAGGTCGAGCGCGGTCTGCACGGTCCAGCGGCCGGTGCCTTTCTGGCCGGCGGCGTCGGCGACGATGTCGAGGAACGGGCGTCCGGTGTCGGCGTCGGTGTGCGCGAGGACTTCGGCGGTGATCTCGATGAGGTAGGAGTCCAGCCTGCCCTGGTTCCAGGTGCGGAAGATGTCCGCGATCTCGGCGGGGGTGTAGCCCCCGGCGTGGCGGAGGAGGTCGTAGGCCTCGGCGATGAGCTGCATGTCGGCGTACTCGATGCCGTTGTGCGCCATTTTGACGAAGTGTCCGGCTCCGTCGGCGCCGACGTGGGTGCAGCAGGGGTCGCCGTCGACGCGGGCGGCGACGGCTTCCAGGATCGGGCCGACGGCGGCGTAGGCCTCGGTGGATCCGCCGACCATGATCGACGGGCCGTTGAGGGCGCCTTCCTCGCCGCCGGAGACGCCGGTGCCGACGAAGTGGATGCCTCGTGCGCGCAGGGCGGCCTCGCGGCGGCGGGTGTCGGCGAAGTGGGCGTTGCCGCCGTCGATCATGATGTCGCCGGGTTCGAGGAGCGGGGCGAATTCGTCGATGACGGCGTCGGTGGCCGGGCCCGCGTTCACCATGATCATCAGACGGCGGGGGCGTTCGAGGGACGCGACGAACTCCTCGGGGCCGGCGGCGGCGACGAACGTGCCTTCGCCGCCGTATTCGTCCATGAGGGCGCGGGTGCGGGACTCCGTGCGGTTGTGGACGGCGACGGCGTAGCCGTGGCGGGCGAAGTTGCGGGCCAGGTTGCGGCCCATGACGCCGAGTCCGGTGACGCCGATCTGCGCGGAACTGTGCATGTGCGAGCCCTGTTCGTCGGGTGGTGTGCGGCGGCGGGTGGGACGGGATTCACCGAGTCTGCGACAACCGGGGCGTCGAGCCGTTCACCGACGCGCGAGCCTGCGCAGCAGCAGTGCGGCGACGCCGGCCGCCAGGACGATCACGCAGCCGGCGAAGACGAGGCCGGCGCCGCGCAGGCCGATTCCGGTGGCGAGCGCTCCGACGCCCACGACGGGCAGGGAGATCCCGGTGTACGCGACGACGAAGAACGCGGAGATCGTGGCGCCGCGCCGGTCCTCCGGGGCGACCTCGCCGACGCTGCCGAGCGCCGCGCGGAACGCCAGTCCCTGGCCGAGGCCCGCGACGATCGCGCCCACGACCAGCACCGGCAGGGATTCCGCGGCGAGCGAGGCCGCGACCAGGCCCATGCCGGCGGTCAGCACGAGGCAGCCGACGGGCAGGGCGCGTTGCGTGCCGACGCGGCGGGTGAGGGACTGGCCGATGGTGGAGGCGCAGAACACCGAGAAGACGACGGCGCCGACGACGGCGAGGTTGTCCTCGTGGAGGGTTTCGGCGAGGAAGCCCGGTGCGACGGCGGTGAAGAGCCCGAGGACGGAGAAGCCCGCGAAGGCGGCGAGCCCGGCGGGGACGAAGACCGCGCGCGTCTCCTTCGGCACGACCATGCCTTGCGGGCGCAGGCGGGGGCGGGGGCCGCGCGGTGTCACGGTCTCGGGCAGGGCGAGGGTGACGGCGAGCGCGATCGTGAGCAGCCCGATGTGGACGGCGTACGGCAGGCGCAGCGGCCACGGCGCGTACTCGGCCAGGAGGCCCGACAGCAGGGGCCCGCAGCCGAGGCCGCCCATGTTGGCGGCGGTCGCGGCCAGGGCCGCGGTCGGTTTCCGGTCGGGCGGGGCGAGTTCGAGCACGGCGGCGGTGGCGGTGCCGCTGAGGAGTCCGGCGGAGAAGCCGGAGAGCAGGCGTCCGGCGAACAGGAGCGGCAGTCCGCCTTCGCACAGGAAGCAGACCGCGCTGAGGACGGACAGTCCCAGGGCGACGAAGAGGATGGGGCGTCGGCCGAGGATGTCGGAGAAGTCGCCGGCGACGAGGAGCGCGGCGATCACCCCGACGGCGTAGACCGCGAACACGATCGTCACCATCAGCTCGGAGAAGCCGATCTGCTCCCGGTAGAGCCCGTAGAGCGGTGTCGGCAGCGTGGTCCCGGCCATACCGATCGCGAACACTCCCGCAGCCGCGGCGAACCAGCCCGGGGCACGGACGTCCTCCGCGCGAACGATCATGGCCCCAACTTAGGTACGTGGGGCGGATCGTGCCTGGGGACGGGCCGGGTGCTCGGCGCCGGGGTGGGGGCGGCTGGGGGACGCGGGGATCGGTGGCGGGCGCGGCGGGGAGGCGAACCGGTCGGCCGGGAAGGGCTGCTCGTGGAACACGCCGCGGGCGGGCGCCGGCGAGAAAGGGGGCGGCGACGTCCGGCGGGGGCCGGCGGACACGCTCGGCGCTCGGCGTGGGAGCGGGGACGGTCGGCTGTGTGCGGTGGTTCGGGCGAGGACGGATCGGCAGGGGTCGGGGCCCGGCGGGCAGGTGTGCGGCGGCGGGGCGTTCGGGGTGGGTGGCCGGGTGGGGAGTGCGCGCGGTCGGGGGCGGCGTGGCGCGGGTGGGGTGCGCGGGTCGCGCGGGCGTCCCGGCGTCGCCCTCGTCGCTGTGCGGTGTGGTGCGGTGTGGTGCGGTGTGGTGCGGTGTGGTGCGGGGGTGACGGGTTGCCCGGTGGCCGCGGGGTCAGGGGGGTGGGCTCGGGTCGCCGGTGGGGGTGGTGGTCGCGGTGCGTTCGGTGAGGGAGACCTCGGAGGTCTTGATGCGGTGCACCGTCAGGTCGCGCAGGCAGCCGCCGACGCGGGCCTTTTGGTGTTTGGTCAGGGCCGGTTGGACGACGACTTCGAGGTGCCTGGCGTCGGGTCGTTCGGGGACGGCCATGAGCTGCGCCTCGGTGAGCGCGGTGGCGCACTCCCCCCACAGGTGCTCGACGTCGATCGCGCGGGGCGGCCCGTACCGGCCGTCGAGGGTGACGTGGACGACCGTCTCGCGGGCGGGGTCGGGGTGCCCGGGGCGGTACTGGAACTCCTCCATCAGCGCGTGGATCGCGGCGGCGACGAGGGCCGCGACGGCGATCGAGGCCACGGCCGCGACGGCGAGCCGCAGGCGCGGGGCGGTGCTCACGGCCGCTTCTCCTCGGCGCGGTCCCGCGTCGCGGGCGTGGCTCCGGCCGGGTCGGCGGCGACGATCGGGCCGCGCAGCCACAGTTCGGCGGGGTCCTGGGTGTCGTAGCCGACGAGGACGTCGGCGAGGCGCGTGTCGGCCGGGACCAGGAGCGTGTCGGGCAGGTCCGGGCGGAGCCGGGCGGTCTTGCCGCCGCGCCCCCGGTTGCGGGAGCCGCCGTTCGCCGCGCGGCCGGAGAACATGCCGGAGACGCGTTCCAGGACCCAGGCCATGCCGCTGGCGGCCATGCCGGCGCCGAGGAGGATCGGGATGAACACGCCGTAGCGTTCGGTGCGCGGGTCGGTCGGGGCGTTGAGCCACGCGAACGCGCCGGGCGACACCGCCGGGCGCGGGCGCTTCGCGGTGGGCGGGCGCAGGGGGGTGACCTGGGCTCCGGTGGCGGCGGGGAACGGGTGGGACGCGGCCGGGGGCGGCTCGGGGAGGTCGGCGGGTGCCGGGCGGGTGTCGGTCGGCGGCTTGGTGTCGCGGCGTCCGGGGAGGTTGCGGGTGCGCTTGTCGATGACCAGGCCGAGGACGAGGATCGCGCACAGCAGCGTGAGGTCGGCCGCGAGTTGGGCGCGCTGCCATTCCCAGCGTCCGATGTAGGCCATGGTGTAGCCGAGCGAGGCCAGGCCCGCGATCACGGCGGAGGCCATGGTCAGACGGTGTGGTTTCACGCCGCCTCCCGGGTGTCGGGCGCCGCGGGTTCGGCGCGGGCCGCGTTCTTCGTGGGTGCGGGCGGCGCGGCGGGGGTGTCGGTCGGGGTCTCGACGACGCCGGTGCGTCCGTCGACGAGCACGGTGTCGCCCGGTGCGAGGACGTCGAGCGCGCCGTGGGCGGCCACGACGGCGGGGACGCCGTGTTCGCGCGCCAGGATGGCGAGGTGGGAGAGGGGGCTGCCGGTCTCGGCGATCAGGCCGCCCAGGCGCGGCAGGGTCGCCGCGAGGCCCGGGGCGAGGGTGCGGACGACGAGGACGCCTTGGCGCTCGGGGAGGCCGTCGAGTTCCGCCGGGTCGTGGACGACGGTGCCGGTCGCGCGGCCGGCCGAGGCGCCTTGGCCGTGGAGGCCCGCGCCGGCGGTGCCGCGGCGGCGTCCGGGGCGGGCGACGAGGGCGACCGGGGTGCCGTCCTCGGCGATGCGGAAGGCGGTGGGCAGCGGTGTGGGCGGGGGCGTGCGGTCGGCGGGTTGGTGCCAGGCGCGGGTGGGTTCGCGGAGCAGGGCGAGGAGTTCGTCGAGTCTGAGGGCGCGGACCGCGTCCGGGTCGGCCAGGCGTCCTTGCGCGACGAGGCGCGCGGCGATCTCGCGTACGGCGGTCGCCTGGAGTTCCTGGGTCCAGCGGGCGCGCAGGCGCAGGGCTTCGCGCAGCACGCCGGCGGCGGGTCGGTCGCGCGGGTCCGCGGGGGTGGGGACGCCGTGGGCGGCGGGCGGCGGGGTGTGTGCGGTCTCGGGCCAGACGGGGGCGGCGATCGACGGCGGGACCAGTGCGAGGAGAACCGGTTCCTCGCGGACGAGTTCGTCGGCGGGGCGATCGGAGACGGCCAGCAGGCGCAGCGCGACCCCGACGGCGGTGGTGGGTTCCTCCTTGTCGCGCATCACCATGCCCATCAGCGCCTCGTGTTCGTGCAGTGCGGTGAGGAGCGGGCCGGACTGCCGCAGGACGCCGACGAGTTGGGCGTCCGTGAGGTCGTGTGCGGGCGGGACGCCGACGAGGAGGGCGTCGGTCTCACGCACCAGGTCCGCGGCGATCGCGGGGAGTACGGCGCGCAGTCCGCCGACGGACCAGGCGACGCGCAGGCGGCGCAGGCCCGGGCGCGGGTCGAGCAGCGCGGTGAGGCGTCGGGACGGTTTTCCCCCGAGGGGTTCCACACCGAAGACCCGCAGGGGGACGACCGGTTGGCCGCCGACGGAGCGGACGAGCGCCGTGGCGGTGTTCCAGGGGTCGGGGTGGGCGTGCGCGGGTTCGGGGCGGCGGGGGCGCCGTGTCCCGGCGGCGCCGGAGCGGCGCAGCGCGGCTTCGAGGCCGGCGCTGAGCGGTGGCAGCCACAGGTCTTCCTCCAGCGGCCACAGCGGTGCGGGGAAGGTCTCCGCGAGGGGCCCGGCGCCCAGGACCACGGCGTCGTCGGGAACGGCCGCCGCGATTTTGGTGACGGGGCGGGACTGGAGCAGGATGAGCCCGCCGTGTTCGGTCCAGCCCCATTCGATGTCCTGCGGCCTGCCGAAGAGTTCCGCCGCGTCGCGGGCGAGGCGCGCGAGGGAGCGGCCGAGTTGCCCGGCGGCGAAGCCGAACAGGCGGCGTACGCGCGTCCCTTCGCGCTTGAGGGTGCCGCGCGGGCCGAGCGTGAGGAGGGTGCCGTCCTCGGTTCCGGAGACCAGGCCTTCGGGTGATCCGGCGGTCGCGGCGACCACGGTGCCGGGTCGGCCGGTCACCGGGTCGACGCCGAACAGCACGCCGGATATGTCGAATTCGCGCTGCGGCTGGACGAGTACCGCCATGGGGGCGCCGTCGCCCGAGGCGACGACCGCGTCGACGGCGGCGAACAGGCGGGCGAACTCTCCCCCGGTGTGCGCCGCGTCGGGGATGCGCACGGGGTCGGCGCGGACCACGTCGCGTACCGACAGGAAGTGGCCCGCCTGCGAGGCGTTCTCGCCGTCCTCGTGCGGCGAGGAGGAGCGGACGATCCACGGCTCGGGCAACGCCGCGACGGCGGCGGCCAGTTGCGCGCGGTGGGTGCCCGGCGGGGCGGCGGCCCCCGCGACCGTCACGACCACGCCGGGCAGCACCGGCAGCCCCGAACTCCCGGCGCGGGCAAGGGCGGCGGCTTTGCGCCCGATCGTCTCCCCGGTGGTCGGCGACGCTGAGGCCGCGTCGCCGGTGATCACCTCGTCGAGCCGGACCACGTAGGGTGCGCTGTCTCCCGCACCGCCGGACCGGCTCCCCATTATCGGTTCCGTGACCGACATTTCACCTCCCGCACCCCCGACATACGACCCCTGTGCATATATCGACGGTATGCCTGGCCGACATGTGACAACATCCTGCGGACGAATCGGTTGCGTGCTGCTTCCCAAGTAGTACGTTCGCGCGGGCCCGCCCGCCCTCGGGAGGAGGTCTCGCCGCCGTGCGGAGAAGGCTCCTTCTTTTATTCCTGGGCGTGCTGTGAGGGAGACGACATCGTGCGGACTTTCCCGCCGTACGCCGGCTTCCGGGCGTCGGCCCGGGTCCTGGACCGCCGCCGGCCCGGGAAGCGGCGGGTGGAGGCGCCGCGGGTGCTGCGCGGGCTTGTCGTGCCCGGCTACGGGTGGCGCCGGCATTCCGCGGTGCGCGTGTGGGCCGGGTATGAGGAGGCGTTGGTCCGCTACGGCCTCGACGTGTGCGCGGTGCGGCGCGAGCAGGGGCACCGGGACGGCTGCGCGGCAACGCTGGTCGCGGACTTCGCGGCGTTCCGTCCCGGTGCCCCGTGCCCGGTGCGCCGCCAGTCGGTGTCGGCGGGCGCCGGGGAGTTGCCTCCGTGGCGCGGCGGCGACGCGTTTCACCGCAGCCATCGGTCGGCGCTGGTGCGCAAGGACCCGGCCTACCACGGACCGGTGTTCCCCGGGGTGCCGGACGACCTGCCCTACGTGTGGCCCGCGTCCGACCGGGCGGACGGCGCGTGAACGGGCGCCGCGGGGGCCGGTGGTGACGTGCCGTCAGCCGTCTTCGCCGAGCGGGGTGCCGCAGCTCCGGCCGCCCGGGCCGTCGAAACGCACGGAGCTGAAGAAGTCGCGGTAGTCCGGGGAGAAGTTGCCCTTGCCGGTCGGGCCGGCGGAGGTCGTGGCCGTACAGCCGGTGTAGTTCGCCTCCGACCACAGGTAGATGGTCGAAGTGGTGCGGTTCCAGTCGGATTTGGCGCGATCGTTCATCCCGAGTGCGGCGAGGTCGGGCGTGCTGCCGGTGAGCGCGATCATGTCGCCGGTGCCGTCCAGGCCCGAGAACACGCAGTAGTGGTCGGCGGGGCAGCGGTCGTAGCCGTCGGCCGCCCGGGCGGTGGCGGCGGTGGCGGCGGTGGGCAGCAGGGCGGCGGCGAGTGCCGCCAGCGGCACGGCCAGGGCGCGCGGCGTGATCCTCATGTGCTTCCTCTTCCTGGGAGTTCGGGCGGGGACGTCGACGGACGCGTGGCACACCGGGGTGCGCCCGGCTGGTTGCTGCCCGGTGCCCCGCGCGTGCACGCGGGGTTCACCCGCACGTGTGCGACCGGGGCGGGTGTCGCGGTACGGCGGGCGGGTGCGGGAGCGTCGTGGGCGGCGTTCCGCCGGAGGTGCCGGATCATCGGGACGGGCGGCCCGCCGGGGGCGGCGTGACGGGTGAAGGGGAGCGCACAGTGACGGACATGTCGGGGGACGGCTTCGGGGGTGAGGCGCCGGGTCGCGGGGACACGCTCGCGGTCCCGTTCGCGCTCGGCGGGCTCACCGCCGTCCGACACGGGCAAAGCACCGCGAACGCCGCGTTCGAGGAGGCGGCCCGGACCGGCGCGACCGGTCTGCCGGTGGCGGGGGCGGACGCCGATGTCCCGCTGTCGGGGCCGGGCCGGGCCCAGGCGTCGGCGCTGGGGGTGTGGTTGGCCGCGTCGGCGCCGGAGCGCCGCCCGGAGGTGGTGGTCTGTTCGCCGTATCTGCGGGCCCGCGAGACCTGGTCGATCATGGCGGCGACGGCCGCCGAGCGCGGCCGACGCCCTCCCCCGGTGCTGGTCGACGGCCGCCTGCGCGACCGTGAGATGGGCGTCTTCGAACTCCATCCGCCCGCCGCCATCGCCCGCCGGGCACCGGGTGAGGCCGAGCGGCGGGCACGGTCGGGCGCGTGGGCGTACCGCCCGCCGGGGGGCGAATCCCTCGCCGATGTGGCGCTGCGGGTAGGGGACTTCCTTGACCGCCTCGATCGTGCGGCCCCCGGTCGGCAGGTTCTCGTGGTCGCGCACGACAGTGTCGTGGTGGCGCTGCGGTACGTGATCGCCGGCATCGGCGCGCCCGTCCCGGACGGTGTGGCCGTACCCAACGCGTCGGTGTCCCATTGGGCGGGCGACGGTAGGCGGTTGCGTCTGGTCACGTGGGCCGATACGAGGCACCTGACGGGTGGGAACGCCGCGCTGTGACCGGCGCCGCCCGCGGGGAGACGGACGACCCGTCGCCACCGGCCGCCGCGGGAGGCGGTGTGGTGCGCGCCGCGGGCTGATCCGTGCCGGGCGTCGTCGCGGGTTCGGCGGACGCGGAACCGGCGTACGGACCCGGTGGGTTGGCGTGGATCACGTCCGCGCGAGGCCCCGCGGCGGCAAGCGTCACCGGTCCTCACCGCGTCGGACCCAGCCAGCCGGAGCGGGGGCGTGGCGCCGCGCTCGGGCGGTGTCCGGAGGCCCTGGGGCCGTCGCGGTGAGGACCGGTGAGGACCGGCGAGTCGTTGCGTCGACGCGTCAGACCGCGTCGGAGGGTTCGGGCTGCTGTGCCGGAGCCGGGGCGGGGGCGGGGACGGTCCGCGGGCGCGTGGGACGTACCACGACGAGGACCAGCAGCCCGGCGATGACGCCGACCGTGCCGCAGACGACGAACACGCGGTCCAGACCGGCGGCGAACGCGTCGCCGATCGCGGCGTGGATGGTGTCGCGGCTGCCGGGAGGGGCGGCGGCGACGATCGCGGGAGCCGCGCCGGAGCCGACGGCCTCCGCGGCGGCCTGCGGGTCGGCGATGCCCTGGGTGCCGTCGAGGCGGCCTTCGACGGTGGAGCGGAACACCACGCCCGCGATGGCGATGCCGAGGGCGAAGCCGAGTTGGCGGAAGGTGTTCAGCGCACCGCCGGCCATACCCGCCCGGTGCGGCGGGACCGAGCCGAGGGCGACTCCCGCGATCTGCGGCATCGCGAGGCCGACGCCCACGCCGATGGTCACCAGGCCCGGGACGAGTATCCAGCGACCGGAGTCGGCGTCGACCAGCGTCAGGAGCAGGGATCCCGCACCGATGAGGACGATGCCGACACCGACGGGCCCGCGCGGGTGGACGTCGTGCAGCAGGCGCCCGGCCAGGCCCGAGACGACGAAGGCCGTGGCGGCCATCGGGAGCAGCGTGAGGCCCGTGGCGACCGGGCCGTACCCGAGGAACGACTGGAGCCACACCGAGATCTGGGGGAAGCAGGAGAACGCCGCGAACTGCGCGAGAGCGCCGCCGAGCATGATCACGCTGAACGCCGGACTGCGGAAGAGCCCCAGTTCGAGCATCGGGTGCGCCGCCCGGTGCTCGGCCGCGACGAAC is from Yinghuangia sp. ASG 101 and encodes:
- the gndA gene encoding NADP-dependent phosphogluconate dehydrogenase yields the protein MHSSAQIGVTGLGVMGRNLARNFARHGYAVAVHNRTESRTRALMDEYGGEGTFVAAAGPEEFVASLERPRRLMIMVNAGPATDAVIDEFAPLLEPGDIMIDGGNAHFADTRRREAALRARGIHFVGTGVSGGEEGALNGPSIMVGGSTEAYAAVGPILEAVAARVDGDPCCTHVGADGAGHFVKMAHNGIEYADMQLIAEAYDLLRHAGGYTPAEIADIFRTWNQGRLDSYLIEITAEVLAHTDADTGRPFLDIVADAAGQKGTGRWTVQTALDLGSPVTAIAQATFARVASAQPALRTAYRGLSGGIVPELSRSEAERFATQVEYALYASKIIAYDQGWKMIQDGAAEYGWTIDLAAIAAIWRGGCIIRAAFLDRIRAAYTAQPDLVSLLDEKEFLEEITDAQVPWREIVAGAARRGIPAPAFSAALAYYDTLRAARLPAALVQGQRDYFGAHTYQRTDRPGTFHTHWSEPGRPETPA
- a CDS encoding MFS transporter encodes the protein MIVRAEDVRAPGWFAAAAGVFAIGMAGTTLPTPLYGLYREQIGFSELMVTIVFAVYAVGVIAALLVAGDFSDILGRRPILFVALGLSVLSAVCFLCEGGLPLLFAGRLLSGFSAGLLSGTATAAVLELAPPDRKPTAALAATAANMGGLGCGPLLSGLLAEYAPWPLRLPYAVHIGLLTIALAVTLALPETVTPRGPRPRLRPQGMVVPKETRAVFVPAGLAAFAGFSVLGLFTAVAPGFLAETLHEDNLAVVGAVVFSVFCASTIGQSLTRRVGTQRALPVGCLVLTAGMGLVAASLAAESLPVLVVGAIVAGLGQGLAFRAALGSVGEVAPEDRRGATISAFFVVAYTGISLPVVGVGALATGIGLRGAGLVFAGCVIVLAAGVAALLLRRLARR
- a CDS encoding PEP-utilizing enzyme: MGSRSGGAGDSAPYVVRLDEVITGDAASASPTTGETIGRKAAALARAGSSGLPVLPGVVVTVAGAAAPPGTHRAQLAAAVAALPEPWIVRSSSPHEDGENASQAGHFLSVRDVVRADPVRIPDAAHTGGEFARLFAAVDAVVASGDGAPMAVLVQPQREFDISGVLFGVDPVTGRPGTVVAATAGSPEGLVSGTEDGTLLTLGPRGTLKREGTRVRRLFGFAAGQLGRSLARLARDAAELFGRPQDIEWGWTEHGGLILLQSRPVTKIAAAVPDDAVVLGAGPLAETFPAPLWPLEEDLWLPPLSAGLEAALRRSGAAGTRRPRRPEPAHAHPDPWNTATALVRSVGGQPVVPLRVFGVEPLGGKPSRRLTALLDPRPGLRRLRVAWSVGGLRAVLPAIAADLVRETDALLVGVPPAHDLTDAQLVGVLRQSGPLLTALHEHEALMGMVMRDKEEPTTAVGVALRLLAVSDRPADELVREEPVLLALVPPSIAAPVWPETAHTPPPAAHGVPTPADPRDRPAAGVLREALRLRARWTQELQATAVREIAARLVAQGRLADPDAVRALRLDELLALLREPTRAWHQPADRTPPPTPLPTAFRIAEDGTPVALVARPGRRRGTAGAGLHGQGASAGRATGTVVHDPAELDGLPERQGVLVVRTLAPGLAATLPRLGGLIAETGSPLSHLAILAREHGVPAVVAAHGALDVLAPGDTVLVDGRTGVVETPTDTPAAPPAPTKNAARAEPAAPDTREAA
- a CDS encoding MSMEG_6728 family protein, which encodes MRTFPPYAGFRASARVLDRRRPGKRRVEAPRVLRGLVVPGYGWRRHSAVRVWAGYEEALVRYGLDVCAVRREQGHRDGCAATLVADFAAFRPGAPCPVRRQSVSAGAGELPPWRGGDAFHRSHRSALVRKDPAYHGPVFPGVPDDLPYVWPASDRADGA
- a CDS encoding peptidase inhibitor family I36 protein yields the protein MRITPRALAVPLAALAAALLPTAATAATARAADGYDRCPADHYCVFSGLDGTGDMIALTGSTPDLAALGMNDRAKSDWNRTTSTIYLWSEANYTGCTATTSAGPTGKGNFSPDYRDFFSSVRFDGPGGRSCGTPLGEDG
- a CDS encoding histidine phosphatase family protein; the protein is MSGDGFGGEAPGRGDTLAVPFALGGLTAVRHGQSTANAAFEEAARTGATGLPVAGADADVPLSGPGRAQASALGVWLAASAPERRPEVVVCSPYLRARETWSIMAATAAERGRRPPPVLVDGRLRDREMGVFELHPPAAIARRAPGEAERRARSGAWAYRPPGGESLADVALRVGDFLDRLDRAAPGRQVLVVAHDSVVVALRYVIAGIGAPVPDGVAVPNASVSHWAGDGRRLRLVTWADTRHLTGGNAAL
- a CDS encoding MFS transporter; the encoded protein is MRKWGPLIAVCLGTFMLLIDVTIVIVAMPDMAGDLDASFADLQWVLDAYTLALAAVLLAAGNLADRLGRRAVFVGGTLVFTAASVLCALAPDTATLIAARTVQGLGAAAMFATTLALLGHAYQGRDRGLAIGVWGAVSGAAAAVGPIAGGLLTQHLGWEWIFLVNLPIGLLTVVMALRVLDESHGDRAARLDVPGLVTFTAAAGLVTYGLIRAGAEGWGDATVLTVLVVGAVALAAFVAAEHRAAHPMLELGLFRSPAFSVIMLGGALAQFAAFSCFPQISVWLQSFLGYGPVATGLTLLPMAATAFVVSGLAGRLLHDVHPRGPVGVGIVLIGAGSLLLTLVDADSGRWILVPGLVTIGVGVGLAMPQIAGVALGSVPPHRAGMAGGALNTFRQLGFALGIAIAGVVFRSTVEGRLDGTQGIADPQAAAEAVGSGAAPAIVAAAPPGSRDTIHAAIGDAFAAGLDRVFVVCGTVGVIAGLLVLVVVRPTRPRTVPAPAPAPAQQPEPSDAV